A region of the Fusobacterium sp. SYSU M8D902 genome:
ATCATAATCTATTATCCAAGGTTTATCAGGTTTAGCTGATGATGATACAACTAATTTTATTGTAGAAATATCATTTCCAAGTTTAATTGTTTCGTCATTTCTTATTGAATTTATCCAACTTTCTAAATCAGATACCAATGTTTCAGGCTTATCTTCTCCTGTTGTAAAAGGACAACATAAATAGTTAGGTTCATCTATTTTTATTTCTTTTAGAACCTCTTTAATGTTTTCTTTAGTTGCTTTATATACTACGACTTTAAAAGGATTTCCTCTAAAAGCCATAGCTTTTAAAGCCTTGAAGTTTTCATCACTCCAATCTTTTTTATCAATTTCAACTGCTGAATAATATTCTTTTTTAGTAAATTCTTCAGATGTTGTATCAAACATAATTACTGCCAACACACCTCTAATACTTTTACTTAAAGCAACAGCAGCTCTTTCTATAAAATCAAGTTTAAACTTTGGTTTTCCATTTAGTGCCATATCTCCTCCTATTTGTCATTTAAGATATAACTATCATTTAATTTTTCTATAGTTTTAAATAATCCTTCATCTAATATATCTCTTGTACAATCATAACTACACTGAATTTCAGCTACTCTTATTCCACCTCTATCTGCTATAGTTGAATATTCAATTTTATATGAATTATCAATATTATAAAAATTTGAAGTTTCAAAGTTATTTTTAAGATACTTAATAAATTCTTTTACTTCATTTCTAAAATCTAACAATTCATATCTTGAACTAGATTTAGAATAAAATATTGAAAAATTAATAGTTTTTTGTTTCTTATTTTCTTCCTCACCAGTAATAACAAAATAAACAGTATTTCCTTCTACTTTCTCATCAATAAAATCATCTTGATAGAAAGCTCTCCATCTTTCTCTACCCTTTTCTTTTTCAAATTTTTCTTTGAAAAAAGCCAATCTTTTATTAATCATTTATACCTCTTTGACTAAAAACTATTAATTTAGCTGGTTTTCTTTGCTTAGAAACTTCCTCTTCTTCTAGTTCTATAACTTCATTTTTAAAAAGTTCCAACAGTTCAATTAATGTTTCTTTTTTATCTTTTGATTCTTCCTCAAGCTCTATCCCTTCAAATAATTTCCATTGAATATATAGCTCTTTGGCTGCTATCCAGTTATCCTCTGTTAACTTATCTGTTTTATTTTTTAAATATGTAGTTATGAATCTTTCAGCTTTTTTATTGATAGAGATAGCTTCTATACTATCTAATTTTCTTTCAAGTTCTTCTCTTGTTATTCTAAGTGAATTAGTTATATGCTCTATATATACTTCTTCAAAATAATCTATAGTTATTTGAGGTATAACAATCTCTTCCATAATCCCTCCATTAAAGTAGAAGAGGATTTATTCCTCTTCTATGCAAATGTTACTTCATATCTTTCAAATTTTTCTAAAGATAGAACTATTGGCATTGGAGCTGATTTACCCCATAATCCTTTAGATCCTGATGTTTCTTCAACTCTAGTATCTCCAGCAATTAATTCTGCTCTAATAAGTTTAGATTCATTTGATTTAATATCTCCATACATCAAGCAACCATATCCTACTGCTAATCCTTTTGGATCTGATAAAATAATCATATTTTGAGTATCAATTACTTCTCCTGTTGCATCTTTACCATTTGTTAAAAGTTCTATTTTCTTTTCTCCTAATTCTAAATAAGGTTGTTCACCAAATACAAACTTAACATTATTGATATTTTGTCTAGTATTATTTGCTTCATTTTTTAAAGCTGTAAACACCTTTTCTCCAATTTCTACTTTAGGGAACATACCATGTTTAGTATGATATTTTAGTAATAAAGCTAATATTTCATCTGAATAAACTGTTTTAGCTGTAAATGATAAAGATTTATTCTCAGTAACACCAACATTAATAAGTACGCCATCTTTATCTACATATGTCCCTTTTAAATATGCTTCAGCACACATTCTTTCAAATTTATTTCCTAGAGCAGCTGCAATAATTCTTGAATATTTATTTTCTAATTGTTTTATAGTTGGAATCTCATTTCCTGTTGAAGTGATTAGTGGAATACCTGCTTGAAGTTGAATAATATCACTTGGAGAGAATAAAGCTTGTGCTCCAATGATATCTGGTTCAAACTCTGTAACTGCAAATCCATTTTTATCTACTATAGGTAGAATTTCATCTCTTCCTACAATTCCAGCTGTAACAAAATAATCTGTTAAATCTTCTATTCTTATTCTTTCAGTAGGAGATAGATATTTATTTCCTGAGTTTAAAAATTTTGTTGAATAAACTCTAGGAATATCCATTCTCTTTGAAAGTTCTGCAATTAACGAAATTAAATAAATCATTCTTTTATCCATATTTAAGCCTCCTTAGTTCCTACAATTAATGGTGCAAAAATAACACCAGCAAGTTTTAACTGTGATAATGCAGTAAAATCTTTTGCCCAATCAATACCTTTTATATCATCTTGAGCTACTATTATTTGAGTTGAAATTCTTCCTGTCCCTTGTGTTGAAGTAACATTTATATCTTCTCCAGTATATAGCCCAGCTATTACTCCTAAGTTTTCATCTCCAGCTTTGTATGCATAAAACTTTCCATCAGCCTTACTTTGTGCTATAGCTTGAAGATGTTTTACCTCTCCTTTTCCCAATATTATTCTCATATCAGGTTGTAATCTTTTAAAACTTCTGCTTTCTTTTCTTTCTTCTCTTTTCAAATATCCCATTCTAATAACCTCCTAGTTCTGCTGTTTCTTTAGCATCTTTGATTGGATCATATTCTTGTTTAGAAAAATCATTATTATTTATATAATTTTCAAAAAGATGTTTAAAAGGACCATCTCCTTTTGAAAACTCTTTTAATTTATTGGCCATTGTTCCCTTTTCTTCCTCTGAGAACTCAATAATATTTGAGTACTCTTTCTCATCAAATGCTTTATTTATTGCAAATTCAATAATGTTATGCATAACAGGTGGAAACATCTTCATAATTTTATCTTTTACTTCTTTTTTCTCAGTATCTCTAGCAAATTCAGCTCTAACTTTCTCATATATTTCAGCTTGAGTTAAATTTTCAACAGTTTTTTCAGCTAAGATATATCCTAGATTATTAGCAATACTTCCAAGAATTTCTTTTGAAAATTCAGTAGTTTTTTCTACTGTATATCCAGCATTTCTTAATTTATCTACTGCTGATTTTTCACTATCTTTATCCCATAATGCATCAAATAAATTTCCTAATTTTATTTTTGATGCATCAACATCTCTAATAAAATTTACAAATTCATCAATTTTGCTTTGCTCATCTTCTGCAAATTCTATTGTTTGAGTTGTTTCTAGTGATGTTAAATCTTGAGAAAACTCACTAAAAGACTTATCTAAATCTTTTAGATGAGGTGGAGCATATCCCAATAATGCTAAATGGTTAGGCTCTCCATTATTACCTATTCCGATTGATAAATTAGGATATTGTTCCTTAATACTTTCTCCAAAGGAATTATAGTTAAATTCTCCTATCAAATATCCATTCTCATCAACATTGGTAACTTTACAACTTCCAGCAATTGGAATAGCTGTTATTGGGTAGCCATTCTTTTGCCAGTCTCCAATATGGCCAGCTGTGATTGAGAACTCTTTCCCTATCCAACTTTTAAGATTTTCTACTGTGTAGTTCCCCTTTGCTCCATAGTTCCCAGCTTTAAATATTTTTGGCATTTTTATCCTCCTTTTTTATTAATTTAGGTCCCCAGAAAATATATTTCTTATTTTTACCTTTTCTTTCTCTAATTACTCCCCAAATTAAACCACCAGTAATTCCTATAACTACTCCTACAAATAAATGTCCTGCTGTTGTTATCATCTTATCTACCTCCCTCTTCTATAAAAATATGAACATGGAATCCCTTTAGCATAAGTTCCTTTACCAATAAGAATCCATTTACTCAAATCTAAAAATCCATTTCCCATGCTATCTCCTTTTCAAAATATGTTGTAAGAGTATATTTTTATATTTCATCCTCATTTTTGGTGATATTCCTAAAAATTTATATCCTGGAATATCTCCCCAAGGGACTTTTATAGTCCTTACATGAGCCCTTACTTTTACTCTTTTCTTATTTTTTGCATATTCGCCATTTTTCTTTTTATATCTAACTTTTCTATAATGAGTTTTTACTATTGCATTAACAGTCCCATTCTCTCCTTTTTTCAATCCATGATTTAAAGCTCTAGCATATATAACATTAGTTCCGACTCTAGCAACATTATTATCAGAATATCTTGTAAAAGAGTTATATAATCTTCCAGTATCTTGTAGAGTTTTTCCACCATCTTTTTTAGCTCTAGCAGACTTTTTCCACTTTGCTCCTAGATAACTTGTTTCATTATCAAAATTTCTTAAAGTTTCATTTTTCATATTTCTAGCTATTATTTTTAATGGCTTTTTAAAATCACTACAATTTTTCAAAATCTGCTTTATTCTTTTTGAAGAATTATTAGTAGTTTTTACTCCCATACAAAAACACCTTGTTTTTCATTAGTTCTTTTCTCCATATCCTCCCAATAAGTATTAGCTGGATTTCCTTTAAAGTTTCCTAACTCTTCTCCTGTCATTGTTTCATCATACTTAGACACTTTATAACCATACTCTTTCATATCATCTTTAGATAGACAAATTACAGTCGAACGGCACTGATAATGGTTAGGTGGATAATAGATATTCCAAAATGGATCTGTTGACTTATAGATTTTTCCATTTAGAGTTCTACAAATAGAAGTTGTTCTATTATCTTCAATAGCATGATATTGCCAATATGGAAAAAATTCCTCATCTTCTTTAAGTTGTTTATAGTTACCTATGCTAT
Encoded here:
- a CDS encoding phage virion morphogenesis protein produces the protein MGVKTTNNSSKRIKQILKNCSDFKKPLKIIARNMKNETLRNFDNETSYLGAKWKKSARAKKDGGKTLQDTGRLYNSFTRYSDNNVARVGTNVIYARALNHGLKKGENGTVNAIVKTHYRKVRYKKKNGEYAKNKKRVKVRAHVRTIKVPWGDIPGYKFLGISPKMRMKYKNILLQHILKRR